The following coding sequences lie in one Benincasa hispida cultivar B227 chromosome 6, ASM972705v1, whole genome shotgun sequence genomic window:
- the LOC120080037 gene encoding pentatricopeptide repeat-containing protein At2g20540-like, with amino-acid sequence MSISSKRCLLLLQKCINMKQLKQAHAQVLTSGLHNSNFVLSRLLNFCADPHNGSLSHAFKLFQHIQHPSICICNIMIKALLLRGEFLDAVVVFSAMLRNGIHPDAYTLPYVLKASARMTNFHLGESVHACSIKLGFVLDEFVGNSLLVMYCAFGNMRNAGQVFDEMPEMSSVSWTVMIYGYAKMGDVDTARGLFDMATDKDRGIWGAMISGYVQNNCFKEGLHMFRLMQQTEIEPDEAIIVTILSACAHMGALDTGIWIHRYLGQLGLPLTLRVSTGLIDMYAKCGHLNLAKYLFDEMSQRDTICWNVMISGMAMHGDGEGALKLFMEMEKARMKPDDITFIAVLAACSNSGMIDEGLRIWNKMSTIHKIEPKSEHYGCVIDLLSRVGRFQEAEGVIQRLPKTASPSEEAVAWRAFLSACCKHGRTQQAEVAAERLFQLERHSGAYVLLSNMYAALGKHGEAKRVREMMKLKGVEKVPGCSSIKVNGVVNEFIAGEKTHHQIGNIHLVLEGLDKQIVQADLEGSQQEANA; translated from the exons ATGTCAATTAGTTCTAAGAGATGTCTCTTACTGCTCCAAAAATGCATAAATATGAAGCAGCTAAAGCAAGCTCATGCACAGGTTCTTACATCTGGCCTCCATAATAGCAACTTCGTGTTGAGCAGATTGTTGAATTTTTGTGCAGACCCCCACAATGGCAGTCTTTCTCATGCATTCAAGCTCTTCCAACACATTCAACACCCCAGCATTTGCATCTGCAACATCATGATCAAAGCCCTTCTGCTTCGAGGTGAATTTCTTGACGCCGTTGTTGTTTTCTCTGCGATGTTAAGAAATGGGATCCACCCCGACGCTTATACTCTTCCTTACGTTCTAAAAGCTTCTGCGAGGATGACAAATTTTCACCTTGGAGAGTCTGTTCATGCTTGTTCTATCAAATTGGGTTTTGTACTGGATGAATTTGTGGGCAATTCTTTGCTTGTCATGTACTGCGCGTTCGGTAACATGAGAAATGCAGGACAAGTGTTTGATGAAATGCCTGAGATGAGTTCTGTGTCATGGACggttatgatttatgggtatgCAAAAATGGGTGATGTTGACACTGCAAGAGGGTTGTTTGATATGGCTACGGATAAAGATAGAGGAATATGGGGCGCTATGATATCTGGGTATGTGCAGAACAATTGCTTTAAGGAGGGGCTTCACATGTTCCGTCTGATGCAGCAGACTGAAATAGAGCCTGATGAAGCCATAATTGTGACAATCCTTAGTGCTTGTGCTCATATGGGAGCTCTTGATACTGGAATTTGGATTCATAGGTATTTGGGTCAGCTGGGATTGCCATTAACTCTGCGAGTGAGCACTGGGCTGATAGATATGTATGCAAAATGTGGGCATTTGAACCTCGCCAAGTACCTGTTCGATGAAATGTCACAGAGAGATACTATTTGTTGGAACGTAATGATTTCAGGAATGGCAATGCATGGAGATGGAGAAGGCGCACTCAAACTCTTCATGGAGATGGAAAAAGCTAGAATGAAGCCGGATGACATTACTTTCATAGCCGTGTTGGCTGCTTGTAGTAACTCAGGTATGATCGATGAAGGTCTAAGGATATGGAATAAAATGTCTACAATACAcaaaattgagccaaagagtGAACATTACGGGTGTGTAATCGACCTGCTGAGTCGAGTTGGGAGGTTCCAGGAAGCAGAGGGAGTGATTCAAAGGCTTCCGAAAACAGCCAGCCCTTCAGAGGAAGCAGTGGCTTGGAGGGCATTTCTAAGCGCCTGCTGCAAGCATGGGCGAACGCAGCAGGCTGAGGTTGCTGCTGAGAGGCTGTTCCAATTGGAAAGACATAGTGGGGCTTATGTTTTGCTCTCAAATATGTATGCTGCTTTGGGGAAGCATGGGGAGGCTAAAAGAGTGAGGGAGATGATGAAGCTGAAAGGGGTTGAGAAGGTACCAGGTTGCAGCTCCATCAAAGTGAATGGGGTTGTCAATGAATTCATTGCAGGGGAAAAAACACACCACCAAATTGGTAATATACACTTGGTTTTGGAAGGGTTggataaacaaattgttcaagCTGATCTTGAAG GATCTCAACAAGAGGCTAATGcatga